From the Anopheles merus strain MAF unplaced genomic scaffold, AmerM5.1 LNR4000037, whole genome shotgun sequence genome, one window contains:
- the LOC121601194 gene encoding uncharacterized protein LOC121601194 produces the protein MSSSIVCLAARLEIMEERIGSLEREVKLSNLKLSRIEEKLKEQTRQLSMLIDQKVLNEPQKQEQVPQPIEETEKDKDDEQIPVLPVRTVTDLYILNRRCAINEAFLQQMAEKLQQIVFASEKRNRNARRVMETLVTYDVLCQFNWTGRNAKNYLATTKNRFANLHGIIALLVKALSFGLNAEQTEQERSSITNSVRNAVNKSSQNKKRFCQTRNE, from the exons A tGTCCTCTTCGATCGTTTGTCTGGCTGCCCGGTTGGAAATCATGGAGGAGCGGATTGGGTCATTGGAGCGGGAGGTGAAATTAAGTAACCTAAAGCTATCCCGAATAGaagaaaagttgaaagagCAGACACGGCAATTGTCGATGTTGATCGACCAAAAAGTGTTGAACGAGCCACAAAAACAGGAGCAGGTGCCGCAGCCGATAGAGGAAACAGAAAAGGATAAGGATGACGAGCAAATCCCGGTTCTGCCAGTAAGAACCGTAACAGACCTTTATATATTGAACCGTAGATGTGCCATAAATGAAGCGTTTTTACAGCAAATG GCGGAAAAATTACAACAGATTGTGTTCGCATCGGAAAAGAGAAACCGGAACGCCAGACGAGTGATGGAGACGCTCGTCACGTACGACGTTCTATGCCAATTTAATTGGACTGGAAGAAATGCCAAAAATTACC TAGCCACAACCAAGAACAGGTTTGCAAACCTGCATGGCATTATCGCTCTGCTAGTCAAAGCCCTCAGTTTTGGGCTTAATGCAGAGCAGACGGAGCAGGAGCGATCATCCATTACCAACAGTGTTCGCAATGCCGTGAACAAATCATCGCAAAACAAGAAGCGATTCTGCCAGACACGAAATGAATGA
- the LOC121601204 gene encoding serine-protein kinase ATM-like, giving the protein MKKSYLKPGVWFERQQNYIKSVAASSMIGYVLGIGDRHVQNILIDKLTGEVIHIDFGIAFEMGKNLPTPETVPFRLTRDIVDGMGISGVEGVFRKSCEKTLEVLRNNQTVILAILEVLLYDPLYSWNVLSNKKANRRQQQAFLSPSGDADEADGAVGGLPMDAANINVTAERTLMQVEEKLLGQEDNKYISVDGQVQMLIFNAMNKRNLCQVFAGWQPYL; this is encoded by the exons ATGAAGAAATCT TACCTGAAGCCGGGCGTGTGGTTCGAGCGGCAGCAGAACTACATCAAAAGTGTGGCCGCCAGCTCGATGATCGGGTACGTGCTGGGCATCGGCGATCGGCACGTGCAGAACATCCTGATCGACAAGCTAACAGGGGAGGTGATCCATATTGATTTTGGCATAGCGTTCGAGATGGGGAAAAATCTGCCCACCCCGGAGACCGTCCCGTTCCGCTTGACGCGTGACATTGTGGATGGTATGGGGATAAGCGGTGTTGAGGGTGTTTTCCGCAA ATCGTGCGAGAAAACGCTGGAAGTGTTGCGGAACAATCAGACGGTGATCCTCGCCATCCTGGAGGTGCTGCTGTACGATCCGCTCTACTCGTGGAACGTGCTGTCAAACAAGAAAGCAAACCGTCGGCAACAGCAAGCCTTCCTTTCGCCATCCGGTGACGCTGATGAGGCCGATGGAGCGGTCGGTGGTCTGCCGATGGATGCGGCTAATATCAATGTGACGGCCGAGCGTACGTTGATGCAGGTGGAAGAGAAGCTGCTTGGCCAGGAGGACAACAAGTACATCTCAGTCGATGGGCAGGTGCAAATGCTAATCTTCAACGCAATGAACAAGCGCAATCTCTGTCAAGTGTTTGCGGGATGGCAACCGTACCTGTGA
- the LOC121601192 gene encoding protein PAT1 homolog 1-like isoform X1, producing MLNNANRLPLGLLPYNMLAARPYSTPINNLAMHPAFPQRCSYGSPLQGFLGGPGPVQMGPPPPLPPRHPGPAPGGPPPFLMQRSPTPLPTNQFNQRLVQEIQQNHPLLAFNRQLAAASTLSVCGNGVNKAAPLVALPRAGFMKQQHHFQQQQQQRSRVGNGMPSSTAGGGQPEERDEYANMMSNRNKQWLIGIKLTQLNSDAPYFNDYYFTVYKQRLAAAKGEGDNRIYRENQLNHPFTQPEEHAQLLLLSLLSKNGKSGLLGTNRERRSSESRSNPNGGSEGKDGSAPTGGGRAYTPLQFQNSLGKLQCGSVIAPRKLIDADVMGSDQLNGNGVPALEPPPAAIQRKARHVLLLIETLYKLVLKLEDLGNPVAIEAMKALREKKMRKRTSSTGSGSGVACLSEAGAKIGNALIINPN from the exons ATGCTGAACAACGCGAACCGTCTTCCGCTTGGTTTGCTGCCGTACAACATGCTAGCCGCCCGACCGTACTCGACCCCGATCAACAACCTGGCGATGCATCCGGCATTCCCGCAGCGCTGCTCGTACGGTTCCCCGCTGCAAGGGTTTCTGGGTGGCCCCGGCCCGGTACAGATGGGTCCGCCACCGCCGCTACCTCCTCGCCATCCGGGACCAGCGCCGGGTGGGCCGCCGCCATTTTTGATGCAGCGCAGCCCGACGCCCCTGCCGACGAACCAGTTCAACCAGCGGCTGGTGCaggaaattcaacaaaaccaTCCGCTGCTCGCGTTCAACCGACAGCTCGCTGCGGCCAGCACGCTCAGCGTTTGCGGCAATGGCGTGAACAAAGCAGCCCCGCTAGTAGCCCTGCCAAGGGCGGGTTttatgaagcagcagcaccatttccagcagcagcagcagcaacgatccCGAGTAGGCAATGGAATGCCATCGAGCACTGCAGGCGGCGGGCAGCCAGAGGAGCGCGATGAGTACGCAAACATGATGAGCAATCGCAACAAGCAGTGGCTAATCGGGATAAAGCTGACGCAGCTCAACTCGGACGCACCCTACTTTAACGATTACTATTTCACCGTGTACAAGCAGCGGCTGGCAGCGGCGAAGGGCGAGGGCGATAATAGGATCTATCGCGAAAATCAGCTCAACCATCCGTTCACCCAGCCGGAGGAGCATGCCCAGCTGCTGTTACTGTCGCTGCTGTCGAAGAACGGCAAGAGCGGGCTGCTCGGCACGAACCGCGAACGTCGCAGTTCCGAATCCCGCTCCAACCCGAACGGCGGTAGCGAGGGAAAGGATGGCTCAGCGCCGACGGGTGGTGGTCGAGCGTATACCCCGCTCCAATTTCAAAATTCGCTCGGCAAGCTGCAGTGCGGTAGTGTGATAGCGCCGCGAAAGCTCATCGACGCCGACGTGATGGGCAGCGACCAGCTGAACGGAAATGGCGTGCCGGCACTTGAACCGCCGCCCGCCGCTATCCAGCGCAAAGCTCGCCATGTGCTGCTGCTTATCGAGACGCTGTACAAGTTGGTGCTCAAGCTGGAAGATCTCGGCAATCCCGTTGCGATCGAAGCGATGAAAGCGCTGCGCGAAAAGAAAATGCGCAAGCGaaccagcagcaccggcagcggcagcggtgtGGCGTGTTTGTCAGAAGCGGGCGCCAAGATTGGCAACGCATTGATAATTAATCCGAATTG A
- the LOC121601192 gene encoding Bardet-Biedl syndrome 2 protein-like isoform X2 — protein sequence MSSLCCRDRRRRRLRVANRKPRPGTFPLTIVASTWIVTSPCSTPSRIRGYTTPSVNMLTLHNVADEEMNALLTQKQKLLLELKHYENNIKYNKEILSNTSESNLVQSVPDNVGIIPSNTRLQIGISTSYDSNDMNIDITVSTNNSTTIRVVLIFADQLFKEETLIAHLTKDVSRILIPLKTLKDNAQDIHIKAFVGYPSSVQFHVFELTRQLPKFAMYTIPHNLTGSPKSVYEVKII from the exons ATGTCCAGTTTGTGCTGTCGCGAcaggcggcggcgacggctgCGGGTGGCGAACAGAAAACCTCGCCCGGGAACGTTCCCGCTAACCATCGTTGCTTCGACGTGGATCGTAACTTCACCGTGCAGCACACCGTCGCGAA TAAGGGGATATACGACGCCAAGCGTCAACATGCTAACGTTGCACAACGTTGCCGATGAGGAAATGAACGCTCTGCTGACTCAGAAACAGAaactgctgctcgagctgaagCACTACGAAAACAACATCAAGTACAACAAGGAAATCCTGAGCAACACGAGCGAAAGCAATCTGGTGCAGAGTGTGCCGGACAACGTCGGCATCATACCGTCCAACACGCGGCTACAGATCGGCATTTCCACCAGCTACGATAGCAACGATATGAACATCGACATCACCGTGTCGACCAACAACTCGACCACGATTCGTGTCGTGTTGATCTTTGCTGATCAGCTGTTCAAGGAGGAAACGCTGATCGCGCACCTGACGAAGGACGTTTCGCGCATACTGATACCGCTCAAGACGCTCAAGGACAATGCGCAGGACATTCACATCAAAGCGTTCGTCGGCTACCCGAGCAGTGTGCAGTTTCACGTGTTTGAACTGACCCGTCAGCTGCCCAAGTTTGCGATGTACACCATACCGCACAATCTGACCGGGTCACCGAAGAGTGTGT ATGAAGTGAAGATCATCTGA